A single window of Trachemys scripta elegans isolate TJP31775 chromosome 18, CAS_Tse_1.0, whole genome shotgun sequence DNA harbors:
- the NCBP3 gene encoding nuclear cap-binding protein subunit 3 isoform X1, whose translation MAAVRGLRISVKAEAAAEEEQPRGPEPEPMEVEEGELETVPVRRSLRELLPDTSRRYENKAGSFITGIDVTSKEAIEKKEQRAKRFHFRAEVNLAQRNVALERDMMKKAIPKVRLDTVHVCGVDEMSTQDIFAYFKEYPPAHIEWLDDTSCNVVWLDEVTATRALINMSSMPDQDKLKNRENNEEKATEKNKKDKQEESSDDETEEGEVEDDNPSDVELDVLSQVEEDSLLRNDLRPANKLAKGNKLFMRFATKDDKKELGAARRSQYYMKYGNPNYGGMKGILSNSWKRRYHSRRIHRDVIKKRTLIGDDVGLTPPYKHRHSGLVNVPEEPIEEEEEEEEEEDMDEDDRVVVEYRDELQAFKQSRDRSAARRSSASASDSDEMDYDLELKMISTPSPKKSMKMTMYADEVESQLKTIRNSMRADSIASSNVKNRIGSKGSSEKVADVRLLLEEKRQNNTGQRQPVSTTKSDVRQRLGKRPHSPEVKPPSSTSTPRRESVSDVHSRLGIPKQDVKGLYSDTREKKAGNLWTRLGSAPKTQEKTPDKPENSVTAPEEDDSELQRAWGALIKEKEQSRQKKSRLDNLPSLQIEISRESSSGSDTES comes from the exons ATGGCGGCCGTGCGGGGCCTGCGGATCTCGGTGAAGGCGGAGGCGGCGGCGGAGGAGGAGCAGCCCCGCGGCCCCGAGCCCGAGCCCATGGAGGTGGAGGAGGGCGAGCTGGAGACCGTCCCCGTGCGGCGCTCGCTGCGGGAGCTGCTCCCG GATACTAGTAGAAGGTATGAAAACAAAGCTGGAAGTTTCATCACAGGAATAGATGTCACCTCCAAG GAAGCAATTGAGAAAAAGGAGCAAAGAGCGAAGCGCTTTCATTTTCGAGCTGAAGTGAACCTTGCCCAAAGGAATGTGGCATTGGAGCGAGACATGATGAAGAAAG CAATCCCTAAAGTGAGGCTGGATACAGTCCACGTTTGCGGGGTAGATGAGATGAGTACCCAGGACATCTTTGCCTATTTTAAAGAGTATCCTCCTGCTCATATTGAGTGGCTAGATGACACATCGT gtAATGTTGTCTGGCTTGATGAAGTGACAGCAACACGAGCTCTTATAAATATGAGCTCTATGCCTGATCAGGATAAACtcaaaaacagagaaaacaacGAGGagaaagcaactgaaaaaaacaagaaag ACAAACAGGAGGAAAGCTCCGATGATGAGACCGAGGAAGGAGAGGTTGAGGATGACAATCCAAGTGATGTTGAG TTGGATGTGCTCTCCCAGGTAGAGGAAGATTCTCTCCTACGTAACGATCTACGCCCAGCCAACAAGCTGGCTAAAGGAAACAAACTGTTCATGAGATTTGCTACTAAAG ATGATAAAAAAGAGCTGGGAGCTGCAAGAAGAAGTCAGTACTACATGAAATATGGCAACCCTAATTATGGTGGCATGAAAGGAATTCTTAGCAACTCTTG GAAACGAAGATATCATTCACGTCGAATCCATCGTGATGTGATAAAGAAAAGGACACTCATTGGGGATGATGTTGGGTTGACACCTCCTTATAAACACCGGCATTCAG GCCTAGTGAATGTTCCTGAGGAGCCtattgaggaagaggaggaggaggaggaagaggaggatatgGATGAGGATGACAGGGTTGTGGTAGAGTACCGGGATGAACTACAAGCTTTCAAACAGTCTCGAGATCGCAGTGCGGCAAGACGATCAAGTGCCAGTGCGTCTGATTCTGATGAAATGGACTATGATCTTGAACTGAAAATGATATCCACTCCATCTCCCAAAAAGAGCATGAAAATGACAATGTATGCTGATGAGGTGGAATCTCAATTGAAAACTATTAG GAACTCTATGAGAGCGGATAGTATAGCATCCAGTAATGTCAAAAACCGGATTGGCAGCAAAGGATCGTCAGAAAAAGTTGCAGATGTAAGACTACTGTTAGAGGAAAAACGTCAGAATAATACAGGGCAGCGTCAGCCAGTCAGCACTACAAAATCAG ATGTACGCCAGAGACTAGGAAAGAGACCTCATTCTCCAGAAGTCAAGCCCCCAAGTAGCACCTCCACCCCTCGTCGAGAATCAGTATCAGATGTACATAGCCGGTTAGGGATACCCAAACAAGATGTGAAAGGCCTTTACTCTGACACCAGAGAGAAGAAAGCAG GTAATTTATGGACCCGCTTAGGATCAGCACCTAAGACACAAGAAAAGACTCCAGATAAACCAGAAAACTCAGTAACCGCTCCAGAGGAGGACGATTCAGAGCTCCAGCGGGCATGGGGTGctctaataaaagaaaaagaacagtcTCGCCAGAAGAAAAGCCGATTAGATAACTTGCCATCTCTACAAATTGAAATTAGCCGGGAGAGTAGTTCTGGGTCAGACACTGAATCATGA
- the NCBP3 gene encoding nuclear cap-binding protein subunit 3 isoform X2 — translation MAAVRGLRISVKAEAAAEEEQPRGPEPEPMEVEEGELETVPVRRSLRELLPDTSRRYENKAGSFITGIDVTSKEAIEKKEQRAKRFHFRAEVNLAQRNVALERDMMKKAIPKVRLDTVHVCGVDEMSTQDIFAYFKEYPPAHIEWLDDTSCNVVWLDEVTATRALINMSSMPDQDKLKNRENNEEKATEKNKKDKQEESSDDETEEGEVEDDNPSDVELDVLSQVEEDSLLRNDLRPANKLAKGNKLFMRFATKDDKKELGAARRSQYYMKYGNPNYGGMKGILSNSWKRRYHSRRIHRDVIKKRTLIGDDVGLTPPYKHRHSGLVNVPEEPIEEEEEEEEEEDMDEDDRVVVEYRDELQAFKQSRDRSAARRSSASASDSDEMDYDLELKMISTPSPKKSMKMTMYADEVESQLKTIRNSMRADSIASSNVKNRIGSKGSSEKVADVRLLLEEKRQNNTGQRQPVSTTKSDVRQRLGKRPHSPEVKPPSSTSTPRRESVSDVHSRLGIPKQDVKGLYSDTREKKAGNKRNFK, via the exons ATGGCGGCCGTGCGGGGCCTGCGGATCTCGGTGAAGGCGGAGGCGGCGGCGGAGGAGGAGCAGCCCCGCGGCCCCGAGCCCGAGCCCATGGAGGTGGAGGAGGGCGAGCTGGAGACCGTCCCCGTGCGGCGCTCGCTGCGGGAGCTGCTCCCG GATACTAGTAGAAGGTATGAAAACAAAGCTGGAAGTTTCATCACAGGAATAGATGTCACCTCCAAG GAAGCAATTGAGAAAAAGGAGCAAAGAGCGAAGCGCTTTCATTTTCGAGCTGAAGTGAACCTTGCCCAAAGGAATGTGGCATTGGAGCGAGACATGATGAAGAAAG CAATCCCTAAAGTGAGGCTGGATACAGTCCACGTTTGCGGGGTAGATGAGATGAGTACCCAGGACATCTTTGCCTATTTTAAAGAGTATCCTCCTGCTCATATTGAGTGGCTAGATGACACATCGT gtAATGTTGTCTGGCTTGATGAAGTGACAGCAACACGAGCTCTTATAAATATGAGCTCTATGCCTGATCAGGATAAACtcaaaaacagagaaaacaacGAGGagaaagcaactgaaaaaaacaagaaag ACAAACAGGAGGAAAGCTCCGATGATGAGACCGAGGAAGGAGAGGTTGAGGATGACAATCCAAGTGATGTTGAG TTGGATGTGCTCTCCCAGGTAGAGGAAGATTCTCTCCTACGTAACGATCTACGCCCAGCCAACAAGCTGGCTAAAGGAAACAAACTGTTCATGAGATTTGCTACTAAAG ATGATAAAAAAGAGCTGGGAGCTGCAAGAAGAAGTCAGTACTACATGAAATATGGCAACCCTAATTATGGTGGCATGAAAGGAATTCTTAGCAACTCTTG GAAACGAAGATATCATTCACGTCGAATCCATCGTGATGTGATAAAGAAAAGGACACTCATTGGGGATGATGTTGGGTTGACACCTCCTTATAAACACCGGCATTCAG GCCTAGTGAATGTTCCTGAGGAGCCtattgaggaagaggaggaggaggaggaagaggaggatatgGATGAGGATGACAGGGTTGTGGTAGAGTACCGGGATGAACTACAAGCTTTCAAACAGTCTCGAGATCGCAGTGCGGCAAGACGATCAAGTGCCAGTGCGTCTGATTCTGATGAAATGGACTATGATCTTGAACTGAAAATGATATCCACTCCATCTCCCAAAAAGAGCATGAAAATGACAATGTATGCTGATGAGGTGGAATCTCAATTGAAAACTATTAG GAACTCTATGAGAGCGGATAGTATAGCATCCAGTAATGTCAAAAACCGGATTGGCAGCAAAGGATCGTCAGAAAAAGTTGCAGATGTAAGACTACTGTTAGAGGAAAAACGTCAGAATAATACAGGGCAGCGTCAGCCAGTCAGCACTACAAAATCAG ATGTACGCCAGAGACTAGGAAAGAGACCTCATTCTCCAGAAGTCAAGCCCCCAAGTAGCACCTCCACCCCTCGTCGAGAATCAGTATCAGATGTACATAGCCGGTTAGGGATACCCAAACAAGATGTGAAAGGCCTTTACTCTGACACCAGAGAGAAGAAAGCAG GGAACAAGAGGAACTTCAAATGA